The Acidobacteriota bacterium DNA segment TGGTCCCGCTCACCTTTCTCATTCTGGCTCTCCTGATACCTCTGATTGGCGTCCGGGTTCCCGGCGCCGCCTACCCCTTGGCGTTGGCCGCGGTTCTGGCGTCCATTCCCATCGCGGGATTCGGCTTGTTCAGGGTGATCGAGGGCGGACCGGTCACCTACACCCTGGGGGGCTGGGAAGCTCCCATCGGGATTGAGTTGGTGTTGGATCCGCTGGCATCGTTCCTGACGCTGGTGGTGACGGTGGTTTCCTGCCTGGTGTTGATTCACGCCCGCCACGTGGCGTCGGTGGAGCACCCGGACAAGCGGGTCCCCTACTACAGCCTGGTGCTGCTGCTGCTGGCCGGGTTCTGCGGAATCCTGTCGACCGGAGACCTCTTCAATCTCTATGTCTTCCTGGAGATCAGCTCTCTTGCGGGCTACGGACTGGTCGCCATCGGGGACAAGCGGTCGCCGGTAGCGGCCTATCGCTACCTCATTCTGGGTAGCGTGGGAACCGGTTTCTACCTGCTGGGCGTCGGATTCATCTATGTCATGAGCGGGTCCCTGAACATGGCCGACCTGGCTCGAATCCTCCCCCACATCCTCGACCAGCCGCCCGTGCTGTCGGGATTGATTTTGATGGTGACCGGCATCGGCCTCAAGATGGCGCTCTTTCCGCTGCACTTCTGGCTTCCGGACGCCTATTCCAGTGCGTCCTCGGCCACCTCGGCGCTGCTGGCGCCGTTGGGTACCAAGGTGGGCGCCTATATCCTCATTCGAGTTCTTTTCTTTGTCTTCGACCCCGCCGAGGTAGAGAAGAGGGTGCCCGTCGCCTCCGTAATCGCCTGGCTCTCGGCGGCTGGAGTTCTTTACGGGTCGCTCATGGCCCTGGCCCAGCAGGAACTCAAACGGATGCTGGCCTACAGCAGCGTCGCACAGATCGGATATATCGGGCTGGGCCTGGGGATGGCCAATCCCCTGGGATTCACCGGAGCGGTGCTCCATATCCTGAATCATGCCTTTATGAAGGCCGCCCTCTTCCTGGTCGCAGGCAATTTGCGGGTGAGGGTCGGCCATTCCAATATCGCGGACATGGACCAACGACTGAGCCGTCAGATGCCCTGGTCGATGGCCGCACTTGTGGTTGCGGCCTTGTCCATGATCGGGCTGCCGCCGACGGCGGGATTTTTCAGCAAGTGGTACCTGGTGTTGGGAGGCATCCAGGGTTCCGACTGGGTTTTTGTGGCTGTCATTCTACTGGGGGGACTGCTGAACGCCATCTACTTCTTCAGAGTCGTTGAAAGGGTGTATCTCCCGTTTCGAAAAGGGTCGTCGGACCACGCCGCCGCCGACGGAGTCCAGGAGGTTGTGGAAAGCAGGGAAGTCAGGCTTTCCATGCTGGCTCCCACGCTGGTTCTGGCAGGAGGTCTCCTGGTACTGGGCCTGGCGAGTTCCTTCCTGGTGAATCGGGTGATTCAACTCATGATTCCGCCAGGCCTCTAGTACGCATCGCGGGCGCAAGCCGATGGCTTCGCTCGAGAGCCAACCTTCATGAACGATTTGTCGACCTATCCATCGGTCGTACCGCTGCTGGCGATCCTGGTTTCCGCGGCAAGCGTGCCGTTGATCGGGATCAGCGCCCGCCGTCCCAACCTGAGGGAATTCTGGACGCTGCTGGCCGCCGGCGCCAAGTTCGCACTGGTGCTGTCGCTTCTCCCCTCGGTACTGGTGAGCAGGGCAGCCGAGACTAGACTGTTTCAAATCTCACCCGGTATCGACCTGACCTTGCGGGCCGACCCGTTCGGGGTTTTCTTCGCACTGATCGCTTCCGGTCTCTGGATATTGACTTCGTTCTACTCCATCGGATACGTCCGGGGTCTCAAGGAAAAGCACCAGACCCGCTACTTTGCCAGCTTTGCCCTGTGCCTTTCGGCGACATTGGGCGTGGCCTTCGCCGCCAACCTGCTGACTTTCGTCATCTTTTTCGAAATCCTCACCATTGCAACCTATCCGTTGGTGATTCACAAGCAAACCCCTGAGGCGATCGCGGCCGGACGCAAGTATCTGGCCTTCACGC contains these protein-coding regions:
- a CDS encoding monovalent cation/H+ antiporter subunit D family protein, which codes for MIEANLPLLVPLTFLILALLIPLIGVRVPGAAYPLALAAVLASIPIAGFGLFRVIEGGPVTYTLGGWEAPIGIELVLDPLASFLTLVVTVVSCLVLIHARHVASVEHPDKRVPYYSLVLLLLAGFCGILSTGDLFNLYVFLEISSLAGYGLVAIGDKRSPVAAYRYLILGSVGTGFYLLGVGFIYVMSGSLNMADLARILPHILDQPPVLSGLILMVTGIGLKMALFPLHFWLPDAYSSASSATSALLAPLGTKVGAYILIRVLFFVFDPAEVEKRVPVASVIAWLSAAGVLYGSLMALAQQELKRMLAYSSVAQIGYIGLGLGMANPLGFTGAVLHILNHAFMKAALFLVAGNLRVRVGHSNIADMDQRLSRQMPWSMAALVVAALSMIGLPPTAGFFSKWYLVLGGIQGSDWVFVAVILLGGLLNAIYFFRVVERVYLPFRKGSSDHAAADGVQEVVESREVRLSMLAPTLVLAGGLLVLGLASSFLVNRVIQLMIPPGL